In Pseudomonas putida, a genomic segment contains:
- a CDS encoding alpha/beta fold hydrolase — MRVGRIIAMVGTTLSLMTWPVMASADLSSQPAEHFSLQRISVQVEGSGKDVILIPGLASSRKVWDDLVPKLRQSYRLHLVELAGFAGSPAVSETKGKVIAPAVEEIADYIHSQRIKAPVIIGHSLGGEAALMLGARHPDQVGRLLIVDALPFYSLLVDPSATTETATAPAAVMRDSLMAASAEQNEAMQTASIARLVKNEAFRPGLVADSIRSDRRTVADAVYELMVTDLRPELSRITVPVEVVYAYDPMYGVPSSSVDAMFHQAYTSARDIRLKRIDGSFHFVMLDQPEKFARTALTFLSK; from the coding sequence ATGCGCGTTGGAAGAATCATCGCGATGGTTGGAACCACGCTTTCGTTGATGACATGGCCGGTAATGGCATCAGCAGACCTATCGTCCCAGCCAGCAGAGCATTTCAGCCTGCAGCGAATTTCTGTGCAGGTTGAAGGTTCCGGCAAGGACGTCATATTGATCCCAGGCCTGGCATCGTCTCGAAAGGTATGGGATGACCTAGTCCCCAAATTAAGGCAAAGCTATCGCCTTCACCTGGTTGAGCTGGCAGGTTTCGCCGGGTCGCCTGCCGTATCCGAAACCAAGGGGAAAGTCATTGCCCCTGCGGTCGAAGAGATCGCTGACTACATCCACTCTCAGCGGATCAAGGCACCGGTGATCATCGGTCACTCTCTGGGAGGAGAGGCAGCTTTGATGCTTGGAGCTCGCCATCCCGATCAGGTGGGCCGATTGCTGATCGTTGATGCGCTTCCCTTTTACAGCTTGTTAGTCGACCCTTCGGCCACCACCGAAACTGCTACAGCGCCTGCTGCTGTGATGCGTGATTCGCTAATGGCTGCATCTGCTGAGCAAAACGAAGCCATGCAAACTGCATCCATCGCTCGGCTTGTTAAAAATGAAGCGTTTAGGCCAGGTTTGGTCGCTGACAGTATCCGCTCGGATCGCAGAACGGTGGCCGATGCTGTCTATGAATTGATGGTCACCGATTTGCGACCTGAACTCAGCCGCATCACCGTGCCGGTGGAGGTCGTGTACGCATATGACCCAATGTATGGCGTGCCTTCATCCAGCGTGGATGCGATGTTCCATCAGGCCTATACCTCAGCACGCGACATCCGGTTAAAGCGCATTGACGGCAGTTTTCACTTCGTAATGCTTGACCAGCCGGAGAAGTTTGCCCGCACCGCTCTGACATTTCTCAGCAAGTGA